The DNA segment TATAAATCTCACCCCCGTATGATAGATTGCACCACGATTTATGATATAGGAGGGGATTTAATGGTTAAGATCTTTTTAGATCCAGGTCATGGTGGTACGGATCCAGGAGCAGTGGGAAATGGATTACAGGAAAAAGCGCTTGTGCTTACAATTGCAAGTCTTACTAGGGACATGCTCCTAGAAGAATATCAAAATGTTGAAGTTCGGATGAGTCGCTCAACGGATACGTTTGTTTCACTTTCAGAACGTAGTCGTTTAGCTAATCAGTGGGGCGCAGATTATTTTGTATCAATCCACATTAATGCTGGTGGTGGAACGGGCTTTGAATCCTTTGTTCATTCAAGTCGTGCCACTAGAACTGTACAACTGCAAAACACGGTGCATGATGCGATTATGGAGCAATTGTCAGTCACAGATCGTGGCAAAAAATCGGCTGATTTCGCTGTATTACGAGGTAGTAGTATGCCAGCGATTTTAACAGAGAATCTTTTTATTGATCGAGTAAGTGACGCGAACTTATTAAAAGATGCTGCTTTTCTACGTTCTGTTGCACGTGGTCATGTTAACGGAATTGTTCGTGCGTTCCAGTTGCAGCGAAAGCCGGGTTCTGGTGGAGGGAGTGTGTATCGGGTCCAAAGTGGCGCCTTTAGTAGTGAACAAAATGCTACTCTATTAAAAACGAGACTAGAACAAGCAGGGTACCAACCATTTATTCGGTTAGAAGGTGGTCTGTATAAGGTCCAAGTTGGGGCATTTTCGAATCAAGCGAATGCTGAAGCGTTTGCAGTAGAACTTCGCGGTAAAGGATTTGAGGCTCAAGTCATTCTTTCATAATTCATCAGATGTATGCATACCTTCATAGATGGGAAGATTATTAGCAGTTTCTGAATGATATGGGGGAATGACAATGGATGTAATGAAAAACGATGCGTACGCACAATCCGTTCTAAAAAGATTAGAAAAAGCATTAAGAACGGCTGAAGCAAACATCGCTGCCGAGCTTAGTGAGATGAACGGCGAACAGGTTCAACAAGCAAACGCATTTATTGAAGAAGCTCGCTCTGACTATTTAGATACACAGCAATATGTAACAAAGCAATCGTATTTGTAAGAAAAAAGAAGCGGAAGACAATGAGCTTACGCTTCTTTTTTTGTATGTTCCTCAGGATGAGCTGCATCCTCAAATCGAGGTTGTATAAATTCTACTCGGTCAAGATCTGTTTGATAGTCAATTGTCATTCCGTCCACATACCAAAAGTCATCTGGAGTAACAAAGAAAGAAATACCTTGCTTTTCAATAATAAATGATTGTGGAGTGGGAACATCTCTCATTACACCAACTGAAAATCCTCCTGAACCAACGCCTCCAACTCTTACATATAGACGAACGGATTCGCCATCACTCAATTCCATTTCTTTTTTATATAATGAAACGACTGAATCTGACAATGTTAATTGCATAACTAACGCCTCCTTACATAAGTAAGTGTATCATATTAAGCAGAAAAGTTTCGAAAATGAGAAGGAACATCTTTTTCGAATGTCGAAATAAGTAAAGGTTCCATTTAGTACATAAAAGATTGGTGGTTTTCAAAATGAAAGCAGAAGAAAAATATTTAGGCCTTGTCCAAAAACAAAATCATTATAATCAAGCACTTTCACTCCTTGCTTGGGATGCTCGCACCGGGGCACCTAAAAAAGGAGCAGCACAACGTTCAGAAGTAATAGGGACACTTTCTTCAGATGTGTTTGCTTTATCTACATCAACAGAGATGAATGAATTGCTTACTGAGCTAGAAGGTGAAAAGGAGTCTCTATCCGAAATTACAGCAAAAAGTATAGAGGAATCGCGTAAGGATTACGATCGTAATACAAAAATACCTGCTGAAGAATTTAAAGAATACGTTACACTTCAATCTCAAACAGAAACACTTTGGGAAGATGCTAAGGATCAGTCTGATTTTGACATGTTCCGTCCGAATTTAGAAAAACTAATTGAATTTAAAAAACGTTTTATTGGCTACTATGGTGAGGATACAGGCCATGTGTATAACACTCTACTTGATGATTACGAGCCTGGTGTGTTTGTAGATACCATTGATGAGGTCTTTGCTGAGTTGAGAAACAATCTAGTTCCCCTAGTTCAAGCGGTAACAGAGTCTTCTCACCAACCAAAAATGGATAGCTTATTCGCTCATTTCCCTAAAGCCAACCAACAAGCATTAAGTAAAGACATCTTAAAGGAAATCGGGTTTGATTTCTCGGCAGGACGTATGGATGAGACAGTCCACCCATTTGCGATGGGTATTAACCCTTACGACGTGCGTGTGACAACTAAATACAATGAGTCGGATTTCCGTGTCTCACTGTTTGGTACGATACACGAAGGAGGCCATGCGTTATATGAGCAAAATATCTCTCCAACATTAATGGGTACACCGCTTTGCGGGGGTACGTCTATGGGCATCCATGAATCTCAATCCTTGTTCTGGGAGAAGTTTGTTGGGCAGAATATGGCGTTCTGGGAACGTAATTATCCATTACTAAAAAAGCATGCGAACGGACAGTTTGATCAGTTAAGTCTTGAAGACTTCTATTTTGCCGTAAATCAGGCGAAGCCATCTCTAATTCGTATTGAGGCTGATGAGTTAACATATTGCTTACACATCATCCTTCGTTATGAATTAGAAAAAGCACTGATTGAAGGAAGCCTTACTGCAAAAGACTTACCACATGTGTGGAATGAGAAAATGGTTGAGTACCTTGGTGTGAAGCCTAGCAACGATGGTGAAGGCGTGCTTCAAGATGTACATTGGTCTTTTGGATCCTTTGGATATTTTCCTTCATACGCTTTAGGTTACATTTATGCTGCTCAACTTAAAGAGTCATTCACTAAAACAAATCCTGGATTTGATGATTTAATCCGAGAAGGAAATTATGCGCCAATTCGTCAGTACATGACGGAAAATGTACATCAGTTCGGTCGAGGCAAAAAGCCAGCTGACATCTTAAAAGATACAACGGGTTCTGGAATCGATGCTAAGCCGCTGATTCATTACTTAAATGATAAATATACAACGTTATACAAGCTTTAATGTTAAGGCGGGCATATTGCCCGTTTTTTCTTTGTGTATTAATCCTAGTTGACTGCTATGAATAATGGGTATATAATAAATATTAATAGAGGGAAAGGAGCAATTCTGTATGGCACATTTAACAATGTTAACGGAAAATCCGCTAATGAATAAACAAGATAAAGAGTTTAAAGCACAGCTAGAAACGTGGGTCCTGCAACAAGGTCATGAGCTTTCAGAAGTTTCTATATCTACTTTCACTCAAGAGCAGCTCAAAACAAATGTTTTTATCTTAGCGATTCCTGTAGAACAAAATGCATATCAAGCGTTTAAGCGCTTCTTGCAGACGCTACCGGAGCAAACATTTAAGGATGAACAGGTATTTCCTTTTATTCTTGGAGGGACAATGGCTCATGTAAGTGTGATGGAGTTGTATCTTCAACCCTTACTTAATCGCTTAGGTATTACAGAATCATTGACAGTTGTTCCAAAATTGACGAA comes from the Alkalihalobacillus sp. FSL W8-0930 genome and includes:
- a CDS encoding iron-sulfur cluster biosynthesis family protein; this translates as MQLTLSDSVVSLYKKEMELSDGESVRLYVRVGGVGSGGFSVGVMRDVPTPQSFIIEKQGISFFVTPDDFWYVDGMTIDYQTDLDRVEFIQPRFEDAAHPEEHTKKEA
- a CDS encoding N-acetylmuramoyl-L-alanine amidase, with translation MVKIFLDPGHGGTDPGAVGNGLQEKALVLTIASLTRDMLLEEYQNVEVRMSRSTDTFVSLSERSRLANQWGADYFVSIHINAGGGTGFESFVHSSRATRTVQLQNTVHDAIMEQLSVTDRGKKSADFAVLRGSSMPAILTENLFIDRVSDANLLKDAAFLRSVARGHVNGIVRAFQLQRKPGSGGGSVYRVQSGAFSSEQNATLLKTRLEQAGYQPFIRLEGGLYKVQVGAFSNQANAEAFAVELRGKGFEAQVILS
- a CDS encoding carboxypeptidase M32 — protein: MKAEEKYLGLVQKQNHYNQALSLLAWDARTGAPKKGAAQRSEVIGTLSSDVFALSTSTEMNELLTELEGEKESLSEITAKSIEESRKDYDRNTKIPAEEFKEYVTLQSQTETLWEDAKDQSDFDMFRPNLEKLIEFKKRFIGYYGEDTGHVYNTLLDDYEPGVFVDTIDEVFAELRNNLVPLVQAVTESSHQPKMDSLFAHFPKANQQALSKDILKEIGFDFSAGRMDETVHPFAMGINPYDVRVTTKYNESDFRVSLFGTIHEGGHALYEQNISPTLMGTPLCGGTSMGIHESQSLFWEKFVGQNMAFWERNYPLLKKHANGQFDQLSLEDFYFAVNQAKPSLIRIEADELTYCLHIILRYELEKALIEGSLTAKDLPHVWNEKMVEYLGVKPSNDGEGVLQDVHWSFGSFGYFPSYALGYIYAAQLKESFTKTNPGFDDLIREGNYAPIRQYMTENVHQFGRGKKPADILKDTTGSGIDAKPLIHYLNDKYTTLYKL